Proteins encoded in a region of the Burkholderia ubonensis subsp. mesacidophila genome:
- the lptM gene encoding LPS translocon maturation chaperone LptM has translation MRVVFRMSAIVAALAILAGCGQSGPLYLPTVPPLPPKPVDQQRDTPPSDVKPTDETASSSESMPDTSGTPLTLSPELSGGASAVAPAPASGSASPQ, from the coding sequence ATGCGAGTCGTTTTCCGGATGAGCGCGATTGTAGCGGCTTTGGCAATTCTTGCAGGCTGCGGTCAAAGCGGTCCGCTCTATTTGCCCACCGTGCCGCCGCTGCCGCCGAAACCGGTCGACCAGCAGCGGGACACGCCGCCGTCGGACGTCAAGCCGACCGACGAAACCGCCTCGTCGTCCGAGAGCATGCCCGATACGTCCGGCACGCCGCTCACGCTGTCGCCCGAGCTGTCGGGTGGCGCCAGCGCCGTTGCACCAGCTCCCGCATCCGGCTCGGCCAGCCCGCAGTAA
- the cyaY gene encoding iron donor protein CyaY — translation MSDTEYLTRAEAVLAAVERTVDAANDGDHDIDLERNGSVLTLTFENGSKIIVNLQPPMKEVWIAAKAGGFHYRYVDGAWRDTRSGTEFYAALSDYATQQAGMPITFSA, via the coding sequence ATGTCCGATACCGAATACCTGACCCGCGCCGAGGCCGTGCTGGCGGCCGTCGAGCGCACCGTGGACGCCGCGAACGACGGCGATCACGACATCGATCTCGAGCGCAACGGCAGCGTCCTGACGCTGACGTTCGAGAACGGCTCGAAGATCATCGTCAACCTGCAGCCGCCGATGAAGGAAGTGTGGATCGCCGCGAAGGCGGGCGGTTTCCATTACCGCTACGTCGACGGCGCGTGGCGCGACACGCGCTCCGGCACGGAGTTCTACGCGGCGCTCAGCGACTACGCGACCCAGCAGGCCGGGATGCCGATCACGTTCAGCGCCTGA